A stretch of Canis lupus baileyi chromosome 7, mCanLup2.hap1, whole genome shotgun sequence DNA encodes these proteins:
- the LOC140636265 gene encoding LOW QUALITY PROTEIN: pancreatic progenitor cell differentiation and proliferation factor-like (The sequence of the model RefSeq protein was modified relative to this genomic sequence to represent the inferred CDS: substituted 2 bases at 2 genomic stop codons) codes for MAALPSHSLLMATHDSYWCHLGSTSINSPCRTSEYPGEATPHHPASFEGSPLSHXWLXCWSPQNVPSVPKPPVA; via the exons ATGGCAGCACTTCCCTCCCACAGCTTGCTCATGGCCACCCATGACTCTTACTGGTGCCACCTGGGTTCCACTTCCATTAACAGCCCTTGTAGAACTTCAGAGTACCCTGGGGAAGCCACCCCTCACCACCCAG CTTCTTTTGAGGGAAGTCCACTCTCTCATTAATGGCTATAGTGTTGGAGTCCCCAGAATGTTCCAAGTGTCCCCAAGCCTCCAGTGGCATGA